A window of the Ogataea parapolymorpha DL-1 chromosome V, whole genome shotgun sequence genome harbors these coding sequences:
- a CDS encoding Acetyl-CoA hydrolase — protein sequence MSAILKQRVRYAPYLKKLRTAEECIPLFQHGQYLGWSGFTGVGAPKVVPQALVDHVEKNNLQGKLAFNLFVGASAGPEESQWAQNDMILRRAPHQVGKPIAAAINSNKTQFFDKHLSMFPQDLTYGYYTMDKSNDLLDYTIIEATAITEDGAIVPGPAVGASPEMLSCSDKIIIEVNTATPSFEGLHDIDMPEHPPFRKPYPYTSVDHKNGLHAIPVDPSRVVAVVESTTPDRVPDPAPSDETSKRIASHLIEFFEHEVNAGRMPDNLHPLQSGIGNVANAIIGGLADSSFKNLTVWTEVLQDSFLPFFETGAMEYATATSIRLSKDGFKKFFDNWDLFSKKLCLRSQVVSNSPEIIRRLGVIAMNTPVEVDIYAHANSTNVNGSRMLNGLGGSADFLRNAKLSIMHTPAARPTKTDPTGISCVVPFASHIDQTEHDLDVIVTDFGLADLRGCSPKERVSKIINKCAHPDYRAQLQDYYDRALFYCEKKKTMHEPHILKDAFKMHINLQENGTMKLDSWDVKF from the coding sequence ATGTCTGCCATTCTCAAGCAAAGAGTCCGCTACGCTCCATATCTCAAGAAGCTTAGAACCGCTGAAGAGTGTATTCCTCTATTCCAGCACGGCCAATACCTCGGATGGTCGGGCTTCACCGGAGTGGGAGCCCCTAAAGTCGttcctcaagctcttgTGGATCACGTTGAAAAGAACAATTTGCAGGGCAAATTGGCCTTCAACTTGTTTGTGGGTGCCTCTGCCGGTCCAGAAGAATCACAATGGGCTCAAAATGACATGATTTTGAGACGTGCGCCTCACCAAGTCGGCAAACCGATCGCCGCTGCGATCAACTCCAACAAAACCCAATTTTTCGATAAACACTTGTCTATGTTCCCTCAAGACCTTACTTACGGTTACTACACCATGGACAAATCCAATGATCTTTTGGATTACACCATCATCGAGGCAACTGCCATCACCGAGGACGGCGCTATTGTGCCAGGTCCAGCTGTCGGTGCCTCTCCTGAGATGTTGAGCTGCTccgacaagatcatcatcGAGGTCAACACCGCCACGCCATCTTTCGAGGGATTGCACGACATTGACATGCCAGAACACCCACCTTTCAGAAAACCATACCCATACACCTCTGTTGACCACAAGAACGGTTTGCACGCCATTCCGGTCGATCCATCTAGAGTCGTGGCCGTCGTCGAGTCCACCACTCCAGACAGAGTCCCAGACCCAGCGCCTTCTGATGAAACGTCAAAACGGATTGCCAGCCATCTGATTGAGTTTTTTGAGCACGAGGTCAATGCTGGTAGAATGCCAGACAACCTGCACCCATTGCAGTCCGGTATTGGTAACGTTGCTAATGCCATCATCGGGGGACTGGCAGactcctcgttcaagaACCTGACTGTTTGGACAGAGGTTTTGCAGGACTCGTTCTTGCCATTCTTCGAGACAGGAGCCATGGAGTATGCTACTGCCACCTCCATCAGGCTGTCGAAGGACGGATTCAAAAAGTTCTTCGACAACTGGGACCTCTTCTCGAAGAAATTGTGTCTGAGATCGCAGGTTGTGTCGAATTCCCCAGAAATAATCAGAAGACTCGGTGTCATTGCTATGAACACACCAGTCGAGGTGGACATCTACGCGCACGCCAACTCAACCAACGTGAATGGATCCAGAATGCTGAATGGACTGGGAGGATCGGCTGATTTCCTGAGAAACGCCAAGCTTTCGATCATGCACactccagcagccagaCCTACCAAGACAGACCCTACCGGAATTTCGTGTGTTGTTCCATTTGCTTCACACATTGACCAGACCGAGCATGACTTGGACGTGATTGTGACCGATTTCGGTCTTGCCGACCTCAGAGGATGCTCGCCAAAGGAGAGGGTCagcaagatcatcaacaagtGTGCTCACCCAGACTACAGAGCACAGTTGCAAGACTACTATGACAGAGCCCTGTTCTACTgcgagaaaaagaagacgATGCACGAGCCACACATTTTGAAGGACGCTTTCAAGATGCACATTAATTTGCAGGAAAATGGCACTATGAAGTTGGACAGCTGGGACGTCAAGTTTTAG
- a CDS encoding Adenylate kinase 1, whose protein sequence is MSVEELKESVEKLENRIRALESKAGLTTKLPAALRMVLIGPPGAGKGTQAPNLKEKFCACHLATGDMLRSQVAQKTPLGLEAKKIMDQGKLVSDEIMVNMIKDELANNQECKNGFILDGFPRTIPQAEKLDQMLAENKTPLQKAIELKIDDELLVARITGRLVHPASGRSYHKIFNPPKEAMKDDVTGEPLIQRSDDNVEALKKRLVTYHEQTEPIVEYYKKAGIWSGIDASQSPKTVWADILKCLGQ, encoded by the coding sequence ATGTCTGTGGAAGAACTGAAAGAGTCGGTCGAGAAGCTCGAAAACAGAATCAGAGCCTTGGAATCCAAGGCCGGTCTGACTACCAAGTTGCCAGCTGCCCTTAGAATGGTGCTCATCGGACCACCGGGAGCAGGAAAGGGTACCCAGGCACCAAACCTCAAAGAGAAATTCTGTGCTTGCCACCTGGCTACAGGTGACATGCTGCGTTCACAGGTCGCCCAGAAGACTCCCTTGGGAttggaggccaagaaaatcatgGACCAGGGTAAGCTTGTGTCCGACGAAATCATGGTCAACAtgatcaaggacgagctggccaacaACCAGGAGTGCAAGAACGGCTTCATTCTTGATGGCTTCCCTAGAACCATTCCCCAGGCTGAGAAGCTGGATCAGATGTTGGCTGAGAACAAAACTCCTTTGCAAAAGGCCATTGAGCTCAAGattgacgacgagctgcttgttGCCAGAATCACCGGTAGACTTGTCCACCCAGCTTCGGGAAGATCTTACCACAAGATCTTTAATCCTCCTAAGGAGGCCATGAAGGATGATGTCACTGGGGAGCCATTGATCCAGAGATCCGACGACAACGTCGAGGCCCTGAAGAAGAGACTGGTCACCTACCACGAGCAAACCGAGCCAATTGTCGAGTACTACAAGAAGGCCGGTATCTGGTCCGGGATCGATGCCTCACAATCGCCAAAGACCGTTTGGGCTGATATCCTGAAATGTCTGGGTCAGTAA
- a CDS encoding putative membrane protein: MDNMSVKTKKRKYSKEGCVECKRRKIKCDEAKPICWHCKRLDKICVYQPPRSSKLKGISLTNVSPVGFYPTPYRAPVHVPPSHAHGFYVNRMGPPVLGVHENTHASPSATAIPYPSEPSGLNEQSQSPQSNFPLQSLGASANNLAHSLNDLLESKIDEIGVPNDDSEMESMFRMFKRTEYQRPDSTTSLDSVNGWGVPDFLTKRVSIDSLQFPGEHRKYLELFDHDYVRVIMPFQPLPHYNPAREILLTYANKNNYLMAAILSCGALQSFRKTQDEQDEKNYCSYLSTCLQLLSTVLAEQDKISSNVEPMLLTILLLTSYTAMSLVQKWRPHLCAAKDLLSTYAPFSEDPRLRQRNSYVVAFCRNWYLSIENIAGLTAPLGGVLKNDRELDLAMYDLPYTRAYWESMMCCRRDGFNYLYGYSNTLGVSLQKLIKSIKIMRSKKHTSPQSPNLSAFTIFELTADFHRESQFEIISKTGIVPRTHFMHPDNNHAPPLGFEPLSPESIEKVEYSDGTYDYISWYDVCHQSFVITAFLIITSDLGRIPKRHPIIQELVHRALHLLRFLDSEKVMRNYCVLMVQVAVFYVGLNCVYDRDREFVTRYFTQMNNLHTASASITLKRLKRKWEHYDKMHDGDTGTFAFEPDLEEDDFGDVMNY, translated from the exons ATGGATAATATGTCCGTTAAAACCAAGAAACGCAAGTACTCAAAAGAGGGCTGTGTGGAATGCAAACGACGCAAAATCAAG TGCGACGAGGCAAAGCCCATTTGTTGGCACTGCAAACGGCTCGACAAGATTTGTGTCTATCAGCCTCCCAGGTCGTCGAAGCTTAAGGGCATATCTTTGACCAACGTCTCTCCCGTGGGATTCTATCCCACACCATATCGTGCGCCTGTCCACGTTCCGCCAAGCCATGCTCATGGATTCTACGTGAATCGAATGGGACCGCCAGTGCTAGGAGTTCACGAAAACACACATGCTTCGCCATCTGCGACCGCCATACCATATCCATCGGAGCCCTCGGGACTGAACGAACAGTCGCAGTCTCCACAGAGCAACTTCCCTCTGCAATCCTTGGGAGCATCAGCGAACAATCTGGCACACAGTCTCAACGATTTGCTGGAAAGCAAGATAGACGAGATTGGCGTTCCGAACGACGACAGTGAAATGGAGAGTATGTTCCGTATGTTCAAGCGCACAGAATACCAACGTCCAGACTCGACTACATCTTTGGACTCCGTCAACGGCTGGGGAGTTCCTGATTTTCTTACCAAACGTGTATCCATAGATTCTCTGCAGTTTCCCGGAGAACACAGAAAATATCTCGAGCTTTTCGACCACGATTACGTCCGAGTGATTATGCCTTTTCAGCCCTTGCCCCATTACAACCCGGCACGGGAAATTCTTTTAACATACGCGAACAAAAACAATTATCTTATGGCTGCCATCTTATCATGCGGTGCCCTGCAGAGTTTCCGCAAAACTCAAGACGAACAAGACGAGAAGAATTATTGCTCGTATCTGTCAACATGTTTACAGCTACTGTCCACTGTTCTTGCTGAGCAGGATAAGATCAGCAGCAATGTGGAGCCCATGCTACTCACCATCCTCCTGCTCACGTCGTACACTGCGATGTCTCTTGTACAAAAATGGAGACCGCACCTCTGTGCTGCAAAGGACCTGCTTTCCACATATGCTCCATTCAGCGAGGATCCGCGTCTTCGGCAGCGAAACTCCTATGTCGTGGCATTCTGTCGCAACTGGTATCTGTCGATAGAGAATATTGCCGGTCTCACTGCTCCGCTAGGTGGAGTGCTCAAAAACGACAGAGAGCTTGACCTCGCCATGTACGACCTCCCATATACTCGTGCTTACTGGGAGAGCATGATGTGCTGTCGCAGGGATGGTTTCAATTATCTTTATGGCTATTCCAATACACTCGGAGTGTCGCTTCAAAAATTGATCAAGTCGATAAAAATCATGCGCAGCAAGAAACATACCTCACCACAGTCACCCAACCTTTCCGCCTTTAcaattttcgagctcacAGCCGATTTTCACAGAGAATCCCAGTTTGAGATCATCAGCAAAACGGGAATTGTGCCCAGAACTCACTTTATGCACCCTGATAACAATCATGCCCCACCATTGGGGTTTGAACCGCTCTCACCAGAATCAATCGAAAAAGTCGAGTATTCTGATGGCACCTACGACTACATCTCATGGTATGACGTGTGTCACCAGTCTTTTGTGATCACTGCGTTCCTGATCATTACCTCTGATTTAGGTCGGATCCCTAAAAGACACCCGATAATCCAAGAGCTGGTCCATCGGGCATTACATCTTCTCCGATTTTTGGATTCTGAAAAAGTAATGAGGAACTATTGTGTTCTCATGGTCCAGGTGGCCGTATTCTATGTTGGCCTAAACTGCGTGTACGATCGCGACCGTGAATTTGTCACTCGCTACTTCACCCAAATGAACAATCTGCACACAGCGTCGGCCTCCATTACACTCAAAAGACTCAAACGGAAGTGGGAGCACTATGACAAGATGCATGACGGCGACACCGGGACTTTTGCTTTTGAGCCGGACCTCGAGGAAGACGACTTCGGGGACGTGATGAATTATTAG